A genomic region of Cannabis sativa cultivar Pink pepper isolate KNU-18-1 chromosome 1, ASM2916894v1, whole genome shotgun sequence contains the following coding sequences:
- the LOC133034358 gene encoding uncharacterized protein LOC133034358, with protein MASTSTAMDDMEFQYGHIELDDEEECGFEIEDDVEEAVLVDDRWCLVGRFLNARSIDFEAMKHTLAGLWKPGKGLFVKELGPNLFLFQFYHEIDIKRVINGSPWTFNRLPLIFGRVPRGGDPKSVKLNQLDMWIQIHGLSTGFMTEKIVVTAANYIGSFVESDPKNYNGLWRDYLRVRVTVNIDVPLKRRMKLKKTGGEWFYANFKYEFAPTFCFICGLIGHSENFCPKLFDTPEDEIVKPYGSFMRAQPRRKNYLLSSQYLRTGTEADEQFDHAIPVRQDEEDDRPAMQTGKLPCLEFENNPQSKVVDDIPDLVDDGNIPLNENLNHNGNKTNASKSSINERGKSVVFGNHVSSGKGQPSLFIGGIIGPHGGQGGRGPSTESKRRRQHEGVGGPDYVDMEAEDSADMDVNGLSKNEFEVGSGFQAHRAL; from the coding sequence ATGGCTTCGACTAGCACAGCCATGGATGACATGGAGTTCCAGTATGGGCATATAGAGTTGGATGATGAGGAAGAATGTGGTTTTGAGATTGAGGACGACGTGGAGGAGGCGGTTCTGGTGGATGATCGTTGGTGTTTGGTGGGGAGGTTTTTGAATGCGAGATCGATAGATTTTGAGGCTATGAAACACACGCTGGCGGGGTTATGGAAACCGGGCAAAGGCTTGTTTGTCAAGGAATTGGGGCCGAACCTTTTCTTATTTCAGTTTTACCATGAGATCGATATTAAGCGTGTTATTAATGGCAGTCCTTGGACTTTCAATAGGCTACCATTGATATTTGGTAGAGTTCCACGAGGTGGAGATCCGAAGTCTGTAAAGCTTAATCAACTTGATATGTGGATACAGATTCATGGCCTTTCTACGGGATTTATGACGGAGAAAATTGTCGTTACCGCTGCAAACTACATTGGCTCCTTTGTTGAATCGGACCCTAAGAACTATAATGGTCTTTGGCGGGATTATCTCCGAGTAAGAGTGACGGTGAACATTGATGTCCCATTGAAAAGACGAATGAAGCTTAAGAAAACGGGTGGTGAGTGGTTTTATGCTAATTTTAAATACGAATTTGCTCCGACATTTTGCTTTATCTGTGGTTTGATAGGTCATTCGGAAAACTTTTGTCCTAAGTTATTTGATACACCTGAGGATGAGATTGTTAAACCTTATGGGAGCTTTATGCGTGCACAACCACGAAGGAAAAATTATCTATTGAGCTCTCAGTATTTGCGTACGGGTACGGAGGCCGATGAGCAGTTTGACCATGCAATCCCGGTGCGACAAGATGAGGAGGATGATCGGCCAGCCATGCAAACTGGGAAACTACCTTGTTTGGAGTTTGAGAATAATCCCCAGTCAAAGGTGGTTGATGATATTCCAGATTTGGTGGATGATGGGAATATTCCTCTTAATGAAAATTTGAATCATAATGGCAACAAGACTAATGCTTCCAAGTCTAGTATCAATGAAAGAGGAAAGTCAGTTGTGTTTGGAAATCATGTGTCAAGCGGGAAAGGTCAACCTTCACTTTTCATTGGTGGAATTATCGGTCCACATGGAGGACAAGGAGGCCGTGGGCCTTCTACTGAGTCCAAAAGAAGGCGTCAACATGAAGGGGTTGGTGGGCCTGACTATGTTGATATGGAAGCGGAGGATAGTGCTGATATGGATGTTAATGGACTCTCAAAAAACGAGTTCGAGGTGGGTTCTGGTTTCCAGGCCCACCGGGCATTATGA
- the LOC115706489 gene encoding pentatricopeptide repeat-containing protein At1g71210, mitochondrial: protein MLSLKLKHLAKNKSSSVSKTQLSVILNTITNPISPSSSPPPPYGGNGTGSAISTPWLASRSTTTSQTSNDGISYYGRLSMDPVVVSLKEWFKTRNNNALFYEIFKIIGSNRNEGDDVSFRVTDLALSNLRIHLDESFVLDVLNYGKYKDVLSCLKFFDWAGRQPGFVHTRATFHAIFGILSRAKLFSLMLDFLDSYIKQRYVHRVRFHNTLVMGYAVAGKPQVALQLFGRMRFQGLDLDAFGYHVLLNALVEMECFDAVKVIAKQIEMRGFESELTWSVMVKNFCKQKLFEEAGAYLRGLVSDGRSLKGDELGGLVTSLCKDGKFEQAEKLIEEFKDTETVPMTKSYDAWVMNLVWAGRQDEALEFMKKQKFLDGYVPDLFRYNSLICKLLRENRLKDVFDLLMEMKESELSPDDVTMNAALCFFCKAGMVDAAVELYNARSEYGLTLNSMAYNFLINTLCLDGSTDKAFGVLQDSAEQGYFPGKKAISILADAFCREGKLDKMKELLLIALERNVKPSASTYGKFISALCAANRVEDGYLIYEELNKINEVATRSTFFDLIHGFNRLDRGDVAAKLVIEMQEKGYKPSRTLFRAVVRSLSRMQEPETQFLELLKLQMSCSDPSCTIYNFFIEGAGYAKKPELARGVYEMMMKCGIKPNLQSDIIMLQSYLKSEKILDAVNFFNSLRTSRVLGRKLYAVMVAGLCKANKVDLALEFLMEMKTAKVTPSMECYELLIKSLCLNGRYDAVVILIDDLEKTGRSITPFIGNTLLLYSFQSQELYEAWTRLKEDQAEKSDTSMLRLLIGAFCGRIRVSEQVEHLEEVIGNCFTPNVFTYNMLLRRICSINMDSACELFLRMCQNGYVPDQFTFDILVQGFSRHGRTKEAHRWLEEMLRRGFTPAESTTKLM from the coding sequence ATGCTTTCCCTTAAACTGAAGCATCTCGCCAAAAACAAGTCTAGTTCTGTTTCAAAAACGCAACTTTCTGTAATCCTCAACACCATTACCAATCCaatttctccttcttcttctcctcctcctccttATGGCGGTAACGGCACTGGTTCTGCAATTTCAACTCCATGGCTAGCTTCAAGATCAACTACAACCTCTCAAACAAGTAATGACGGTATTAGTTACTATGGTCGATTGTCTATGGACCCTGTAGTGGTATCCCTTAAGGAATGGTTTAAGACTAGGAACAACAACGCCCTTTTCTATGAGATCTTCAAAATCATCGGCAGCAATCGAAACGAGGGCGACGACGTTTCGTTTCGCGTCACAGATTTGGCTCTATCTAACTTGAGGATCCATCTTGACGAGTCGTTTGTGCTTGATGTTCTAAATTATGGGAAATACAAAGACGTACTCTCCTGCCTCAAGTTCTTCGATTGGGCTGGACGCCAACCTGGATTTGTGCATACCCGTGCCACGTTCCACGCCATTTTCGGTATTCTCTCTAGGGCTAAGCTTTTTTCTCTTATGCTGGATTTTCTTGATAGCTATATCAAGCAACGTTACGTTCATAGGGTTCGGTTTCATAACACATTGGTGATGGGTTATGCTGTTGCTGGGAAACCTCAAGTTGCACTCCAACTGTTTGGTAGAATGCGCTTTCAGGGACTCGACTTGGATGCCTTTGGTTACCACGTGCTTTTGAATGCTTTGGTGGAGATGGAATGTTTTGATGCTGTTAAGGTTATTGCTAAGCAGATTGAAATGAGGGGTTTTGAGAGTGAGCTTACATGGTCTGTGATGGTGAAAAATTTCTGTAAGCAGAAGCTCTTTGAAGAAGCCGGAGCTTATCTTCGTGGGTTGGTTAGTGATGGACGGTCCTTGAAGGGAGATGAGCTTGGTGGACTTGTTACTTCTCTTTGTAAGGATGGTAAGTTTGAGCAGGCGGAGAAGTTGATTGAGGAGTTTAAGGACACCGAGACCGTTCCCATGACTAAGTCCTACGATGCTTGGGTAATGAATCTTGTTTGGGCTGGTAGACAAGATGAGGCATTGGAGTTTATGAAGAAGCAAAAGTTTTTAGATGGGTATGTTCCAGATTTGTTTCGATATAATTCCTTGATTTGTAAGCTTCTGAGGGAGAACCGGCTTAAGGATGTGTTTGACTTGTTGATGGAAATGAAAGAGAGTGAGCTTTCCCCCGATGATGTCACTATGAATGCTGCATTGTGCTTCTTTTGTAAAGCTGGTATGGTGGATGCTGCAGTTGAACTGTACAATGCGAGGTCAGAGTATGGCCTCACTCTTAATAGCATGGCCTACAATTTTTTGATCAATACTCTGTGCTTAGATGGGAGCACTGATAAAGCATTTGGTGTATTGCAAGATTCTGCCGAGCAAGGTTATTTTCCGGGTAAAAAGGCAATTTCTATACTAGCAGATGCTTTTTGCAGAGAGGGAAAACTTGACAAGATGAAGGAACTGCTTCTTATTGCCTTGGAACGAAATGTTAAACCTAGTGCTTCAACTTATGGCAAGTTTATATCAGCTTTGTGTGCGGCTAATAGGGTAGAAGATGGCTATTTGATATATGAGGAACTCAATAAGATAAACGAGGTTGCCACAAGGAGTACTTTCTTTGACTTAATACATGGCTTTAACAGATTAGATAGGGGAGATGTTGCTGCTAAACTCGTCATTGAAATGCAAGAAAAGGGTTACAAGCCCAGTCGTACCTTGTTCAGGGCTGTTGTTCGTTCCCTTAGCAGAATGCAGGAACCAGAAACTCAATTCCTCGAGCTGTTGAAGTTGCAAATGTCTTGCTCTGACCCCAGTTGTACAATATACAACTTTTTCATCGAAGGTGCTGGATACGCAAAGAAACCTGAGTTGGCTAGAGGAGTGTATGAGATGATGATGAAGTGTGGGATAAAGCCCAATTTGCAATCTGACATTATTATGTTACAGAGTTATTTGAAGAGTGAAAAAATCTTAGATGCTGTAAATTTCTTTAATAGTTTGCGCACCAGCAGAGTACTTGGAAGAAAACTATATGCTGTCATGGTCGCTGGTCTTTGCAAAGCAAACAAGGTGGATCTTGCGCTTGAATTTTTGATGGAAATGAAGACAGCTAAAGTGACTCCAAGCATGGAGTGTTACGAGTTACTTATAAAGTCATTGTGCTTAAATGGAAGATACGATGCAGTGGTGATACTTATCGATGATTTAGAGAAAACTGGCCGTTCCATTACACCGTTCATTGGTAACACGCTGCTGTTGTATTCTTTCCAAAGTCAAGAGCTTTATGAGGCTTGGACTCGTTTGAAAGAGGATCAAGCAGAGAAATCTGATACCTCAATGCTTAGACTGCTAATTGGTGCTTTCTGTGGCCGTATTAGGGTGAGCGAACAGGTAGAACACTTGGAAGAAGTGattggaaattgctttacaCCTAATGTATTCACTTACAATATGTTGTTGAGAAGGATATGCTCGATCAATATGGACAGTGCTTGTGAGTTGTTCCTTCGGATGTGTCAAAATGGTTATGTGCCGGATCAGTTTACCTTTGATATCTTAGTACAAGGTTTTTCCAGACATGGGAGGACAAAAGAAGCACACAGATGGTTAGAAGAAATGCTTCGCAGAGGATTTACTCCTGCTGAGTCAACAACAAAGTTAATGTAG